A region of Actinobacillus porcitonsillarum DNA encodes the following proteins:
- the mukE gene encoding chromosome partition protein MukE, whose protein sequence is MTDNIQDVISPKLALAIANPIFPQLDSQLRAGRHISLEALDEHAFLMDYQSELEQFYRRYHVELIRAPEGFFYLRPKATTLIARSAMSEMEMLVGKVLCYLYLSPERLAQQGIFSQDDVYEELLNLADETKLLKAVNPRSTGSDLDKAKLAEKVGGALRRLGRLGMITRVGDQNSKKFVIAESVFRFGADVRAGDDPREAQLRLIRDGEATKPTIEKEQAVSFDEEFANEEELNGEEE, encoded by the coding sequence ATGACAGATAATATCCAAGATGTAATATCTCCTAAATTAGCATTAGCGATTGCTAACCCGATTTTTCCGCAACTTGATAGTCAATTAAGAGCAGGGCGACACATTAGTCTAGAAGCTCTTGATGAACACGCTTTTTTGATGGATTACCAAAGCGAGCTTGAACAGTTTTATCGCCGTTATCACGTCGAACTTATTCGTGCACCAGAAGGCTTTTTCTATCTTCGACCTAAAGCAACAACTTTGATTGCTCGTTCAGCGATGTCTGAAATGGAAATGTTAGTGGGGAAAGTACTTTGTTATCTCTATTTAAGTCCAGAGCGTTTGGCACAACAAGGTATTTTTAGCCAAGATGATGTTTATGAAGAGCTTTTAAATTTAGCCGATGAAACAAAACTTCTCAAAGCGGTAAATCCACGTTCAACCGGTTCGGATTTAGATAAGGCGAAGTTAGCCGAGAAAGTAGGCGGTGCATTACGCCGTTTAGGGCGTTTAGGAATGATTACCCGTGTTGGCGATCAAAACAGCAAAAAGTTCGTGATTGCGGAGTCAGTGTTCCGTTTTGGTGCAGATGTGCGAGCAGGGGACGATCCACGCGAAGCACAACTTCGTTTAATCCGTGATGGTGAAGCGACAAAACCTACGATTGAAAAAGAGCAAGCGGTGAGTTTTGACGAAGAATTTGCAAATGAAGAAGAATTGAATGGTGAGGAAGAATAA
- the mukB gene encoding chromosome partition protein MukB, translating to MQELELQNIPQNLPLTREGIARGKFRSLTLINWNGFFARTFDLDELVTTLSGGNGAGKSTTMAGFVTALIPDLTLLNFRNTTEAGSTSSSRDKGLYGKLKAGVCYSVLESINSRGQRVLTGVRLQQVAGRDKKVDIRSFSLQNVASNQPVISVFTEQVGEKARVLALNELKDKFEQSEVQFKQYHSITDYHSFMFDLGVIPKRLRSSGDRSKFYKLIEASLYGGISSVITKSLRDYLLPENTGVRQAFQDMESALRENRMTLEAIKVTQSDRDMFKRLITESTNYVSADYMRHANERRGNVQAALEQRQAWYSSKSKLELEQQRLVEFSREVAEISESEHGLEAEYNSANDHLNLVMNALRHQEKVERYQDEVEELNEKIEEQQMAMEEVSEAVEHAQAQADEMDDQVEELRSQLADYQQALDAQQTRALQYQQAINALEKAKQLCGLPHLDLHNVEDYHAEFAAQAEDLTDQVFDLEQRLSVSDMAKTQFEKAYELVCKISGEIDRSQAWEEARTLLNAFSDQKMQATQAVGLRQKLHEIEQRLHQQQNAERLLAEFNQKAQTELTDAESLESYFEEQQARLEDLEAELAEFVEVRSTQRQQREQLNQQYNQLAKNAPAWHTAQSALVRLEEQCGEKFEASQSVMQFMQTMLSKEREATLLRDELARKEQQLDEQISRLSQPDGSEDARLNQLAERFGGVLLSELYDDVSLDDAPYFSALYGEARHAIVVRDLEAVKNQLATLEDCPDDLYLIEGDPSSFDDAVFSAEELKEGVVVKVSERQWRYSKFPEVPLFGRAAREKHLETLKTERDETAEKHAESAFEVQKCQRLHQHLSQFVGTHLNLAFQENPEILMQEIAAERAEIERELNQASGDEQQLRHQLDTTKGQLQLLNKILPLVNLLADETLEDRAEACREQLAEAEENEYFIRQFGQALTQLEPIAAALKSDPSKFEQLEADYQQAKMQQKALQQKVFALSDVIQRRVHFSYEETATVEGTGLTEKLRTQLESAQRNREQAREQLRQAQTQFTEYNQVLTRLRSSFEAKNQMLQELIREIDDLGVRGDAGAEERARLRRDELQQRLSQQRARKGYLDKQLGTIEAEIENLTRLLRKAERDYKAQREMVVQAKVSWCLVLKLSRNSDVEKRLNRRELAYQSAEELRSISDKALGALRTAVADNEYLRDSLRASEDSRKPENKVAFFISVYQHLRERIRQDIIKTDDPIDAIEQMEIELSRLTNELTSREKKLAISSESVANILRKTIQREQNRILQLNQGLQNIAFGQVKGVRLVVNIRDTHAMLLNALSNEREQHKDLFESEKLSFSEALAMLHKRVNPHIEMGQRTPQTIGEELLDYRNYLDLEVETDRGADGWQRAESSSLSTGEAIGTGMSILLMVVQSWEEESRRMRAKDILPARLLFLDEAARLDATSINTLFELCERLDMQLLIAAPENISPERGTTYKLVRKITNNQEYVHVVGLKGFGQA from the coding sequence ATGCAAGAGCTAGAATTACAAAATATCCCACAAAACTTACCGCTTACTCGTGAAGGTATCGCTCGTGGCAAATTCCGTTCCCTAACCTTAATCAACTGGAACGGTTTTTTTGCACGGACTTTTGATTTAGATGAATTGGTAACAACCCTTTCGGGCGGTAACGGGGCGGGTAAATCGACCACGATGGCTGGTTTTGTGACGGCGTTAATCCCTGATCTCACCTTGCTCAACTTCCGTAATACCACCGAAGCAGGCTCAACGTCTAGCTCTCGTGATAAAGGTTTATACGGTAAATTGAAAGCAGGCGTTTGCTATTCCGTATTAGAAAGTATTAACTCTCGTGGGCAACGTGTTTTGACAGGGGTTCGTTTGCAACAGGTTGCCGGACGTGACAAAAAAGTCGATATCCGTTCATTCTCTTTACAGAATGTTGCTTCAAACCAACCTGTTATTAGTGTTTTTACCGAGCAAGTAGGTGAAAAAGCACGTGTATTAGCATTGAATGAACTTAAAGATAAATTTGAGCAAAGTGAAGTTCAATTTAAGCAATATCATTCAATTACAGACTATCATAGCTTCATGTTTGACTTAGGTGTTATTCCTAAGCGTTTACGTTCATCGGGCGACCGTAGCAAATTCTATAAATTGATTGAAGCCTCTCTTTATGGTGGTATTTCAAGCGTAATTACCAAATCATTGCGTGATTACCTCCTACCTGAAAATACGGGCGTTCGCCAAGCTTTCCAAGATATGGAATCGGCATTACGTGAAAACCGCATGACTCTTGAAGCGATCAAGGTCACTCAATCTGATCGTGACATGTTCAAACGTTTGATTACAGAATCAACTAACTATGTTTCTGCGGATTATATGCGCCATGCGAATGAGCGTAGAGGTAATGTGCAAGCTGCGCTTGAGCAACGTCAAGCTTGGTATAGTTCAAAATCCAAACTAGAACTTGAACAACAGCGCTTAGTGGAGTTTAGTCGAGAAGTCGCTGAAATTTCTGAGTCAGAGCACGGGTTAGAGGCTGAATATAATTCGGCGAACGATCATTTAAATTTAGTGATGAATGCACTTCGTCATCAAGAAAAAGTAGAACGTTACCAAGATGAAGTAGAAGAGCTAAATGAAAAGATTGAAGAGCAACAAATGGCGATGGAAGAAGTTTCGGAAGCCGTAGAACATGCTCAAGCTCAAGCAGATGAAATGGATGATCAAGTTGAAGAACTCCGTTCTCAATTAGCCGATTATCAACAGGCACTAGATGCTCAACAGACAAGAGCATTGCAATATCAACAGGCAATCAACGCACTTGAAAAAGCTAAGCAACTTTGTGGCTTACCGCATTTAGATTTACACAATGTGGAAGATTATCATGCAGAATTTGCTGCTCAAGCTGAAGATTTGACTGATCAGGTATTTGATTTAGAGCAGCGCTTATCTGTTTCAGATATGGCAAAAACGCAGTTTGAAAAAGCGTATGAATTAGTGTGCAAAATTTCAGGCGAAATTGACCGCTCGCAGGCGTGGGAAGAAGCGAGAACATTACTCAATGCGTTTTCAGATCAGAAAATGCAGGCGACTCAGGCTGTGGGATTACGTCAAAAATTGCATGAGATCGAACAGCGTTTACATCAACAACAAAATGCAGAACGTTTGTTAGCTGAATTTAATCAAAAAGCACAAACGGAACTAACCGATGCGGAATCTTTAGAAAGTTATTTTGAAGAGCAACAAGCGCGTTTAGAAGATCTTGAAGCCGAATTAGCGGAATTTGTTGAGGTGCGTTCAACACAACGCCAACAACGTGAGCAATTAAATCAACAATATAATCAGCTGGCTAAGAATGCACCTGCGTGGCATACGGCTCAATCAGCTTTAGTTCGTTTAGAAGAGCAATGTGGCGAAAAATTTGAAGCAAGCCAATCGGTTATGCAATTTATGCAAACGATGCTTTCAAAAGAGCGTGAGGCAACATTATTACGTGATGAGTTAGCGCGCAAAGAACAACAATTAGATGAGCAAATTAGCCGTTTAAGCCAACCGGATGGTTCTGAAGATGCACGTTTAAATCAATTGGCAGAACGTTTTGGTGGGGTATTACTTTCTGAATTATATGATGATGTTTCTCTTGATGATGCACCCTATTTTTCAGCACTTTATGGCGAGGCAAGACATGCTATTGTCGTTCGTGATTTAGAAGCGGTTAAAAATCAGTTAGCGACATTAGAGGATTGTCCGGACGATCTTTACCTCATCGAGGGTGATCCTTCTTCTTTTGATGATGCGGTATTTAGTGCGGAAGAATTAAAAGAAGGGGTCGTTGTTAAAGTTTCGGAACGTCAATGGCGTTATTCTAAATTCCCTGAAGTGCCGTTATTTGGACGTGCTGCGAGAGAAAAACATTTAGAAACATTAAAAACAGAGCGTGATGAAACGGCAGAAAAACACGCAGAAAGTGCTTTTGAAGTCCAAAAATGCCAACGTTTACATCAACATCTTAGCCAATTTGTCGGTACGCATTTAAATCTTGCATTCCAAGAAAACCCTGAAATTCTTATGCAAGAAATTGCAGCTGAGCGTGCTGAAATTGAACGTGAGTTAAATCAAGCGTCTGGCGATGAGCAACAACTTCGTCACCAATTAGATACGACAAAAGGACAGTTACAACTTTTAAATAAAATTTTACCGCTTGTTAATTTATTGGCAGATGAAACGCTTGAAGATCGTGCAGAAGCTTGCCGTGAACAGTTGGCTGAAGCCGAGGAAAATGAATACTTTATCCGCCAATTTGGTCAGGCTTTAACCCAATTAGAACCTATTGCAGCAGCATTAAAGAGCGACCCAAGTAAATTTGAACAACTTGAAGCCGACTATCAACAAGCTAAAATGCAACAAAAAGCGTTACAACAGAAAGTTTTTGCTCTTTCAGATGTGATTCAACGCCGTGTACATTTTAGCTATGAAGAAACTGCAACGGTTGAAGGCACTGGTCTTACAGAGAAATTACGTACGCAATTGGAATCTGCGCAACGTAATCGTGAGCAAGCTCGTGAACAGTTACGTCAGGCACAAACACAATTTACGGAATATAACCAAGTTTTAACGCGTTTACGTAGTTCCTTTGAAGCTAAAAATCAAATGCTTCAAGAGCTAATTCGTGAAATTGATGATTTAGGTGTAAGAGGCGATGCTGGGGCAGAGGAGCGAGCAAGATTACGCCGTGATGAATTGCAACAACGCTTAAGTCAACAACGTGCTCGTAAAGGTTATTTAGATAAACAACTCGGTACGATCGAAGCTGAAATTGAAAACCTCACTCGCCTTTTACGTAAAGCAGAGCGTGATTATAAAGCGCAGCGTGAAATGGTCGTACAGGCAAAAGTGAGCTGGTGTTTGGTGCTGAAACTCTCTCGTAATAGCGATGTGGAAAAACGCTTAAATCGTCGTGAGCTTGCTTATCAATCGGCGGAAGAGTTGCGTTCGATTTCGGATAAAGCCCTTGGGGCATTGCGAACCGCAGTGGCAGATAACGAATACTTGCGTGATAGCTTGCGTGCGTCAGAAGATAGCCGTAAACCTGAAAATAAAGTGGCGTTCTTTATTTCGGTTTATCAACATTTGCGTGAACGTATTCGTCAAGACATCATCAAAACGGACGATCCGATTGATGCGATTGAGCAGATGGAAATTGAGCTATCTCGCTTAACCAATGAACTGACCAGCCGTGAGAAAAAATTGGCGATTAGCTCAGAAAGCGTGGCAAATATCTTGCGTAAAACCATTCAGCGTGAACAAAACCGTATTTTGCAACTGAACCAAGGCTTGCAAAATATTGCCTTCGGTCAGGTAAAAGGGGTGCGTTTGGTGGTAAACATTCGTGATACACACGCAATGTTATTAAATGCGCTAAGTAATGAACGTGAGCAACATAAAGATCTGTTTGAGAGTGAAAAATTAAGCTTCTCTGAAGCATTAGCAATGTTGCATAAACGTGTCAATCCACATATTGAAATGGGACAACGCACACCACAAACCATTGGCGAAGAGTTATTGGATTACCGTAATTATCTCGATCTCGAAGTGGAAACCGATCGTGGTGCAGATGGCTGGCAACGAGCGGAAAGTAGCTCACTTTCAACCGGTGAGGCGATTGGTACGGGTATGTCAATCTTGTTAATGGTGGTGCAAAGTTGGGAAGAAGAGTCTCGCCGTATGCGTGCTAAAGATATTCTGCCTGCTCGCTTACTCTTCCTTGACGAAGCAGCACGTTTAGACGCAACCTCTATCAATACCTTGTTTGAACTTTGTGAACGTTTAGATATGCAGTTGCTTATCGCCGCACCAGAGAATATCAGTCCGGAACGTGGTACAACTTATAAATTGGTACGTAAGATTACCAATAACCAAGAATATGTACACGTGGTTGGTTTGAAAGGATTTGGTCAAGCTTAA
- the glnD gene encoding bifunctional uridylyltransferase/uridylyl-removing protein GlnD, translating to MNNLKEQLLQFNEQQKSHFDAENILNLLHERSDFYDNCLLRLWAEFGFHQRSDLALIAVGGYGRREMFPLSDLDILVLAENELDEATHTQLNALFNLLWDAKLQVGASIRTVAECIEIGKTEISVATNMYESRYLTGNKLLWQSLMEQLYQDDFWAIEAFFQAKIAEKNERYERYHNTSYNLEPDLKHSPGGLRDLHLISWIMLRHYGIHDFETLFNRGLLYPEEYQTLSQAQAVLFRMRFALHMQLKRYDNRLRFDRQLKLSEQLGYQGEGNQPVEAMMKDFFQATQAISQLSQLLLASFEQDVLNSQKTGEKQPLDHYFYCQNGVIDTENYRCFSQEPHSILDLFYHLTQNPTANVKATTLRHLRIALQKLKQPLCELAQARSRFIQIFQQPNMVARAIVPMHQLGVLTAYFPAWKGIVGLMQFDLFHIYTVDEHTIRVMLKLESFLDSQTQSSHPLCYEKFSQCDHRTLVYLAALLHDIAKGREGDHAEVGAVDMYDFAILHGFSEAQAQQMAWLVREHLTMSITAQRRDIHDPNVVKTFAEVVENQTALSDLVCLTVADICATNETLWNDWKRTLLSQLYQFTSQQLVAELDYQKEAENNRLEAVELMKFALTAEQRKRLQAYWQPCPASYFLRNKPKQLVWHALSLLKQQRLPLVLVGNEYARGATEIFIHCEDQNQLFARIAQELSQKKISIHDAQIITSENGLVYDSFIVTESNGQALNEIRCEQIQQSLIKVLLDPASKTFKAIKKPIKHQTFKRKTKVRFLANSPPNQTAFELFTLDREGLLAQLSHIFNQLELVLINAKITTIGERVEDFFVVSTLSHEALSEEQQHQLKQHILDELSH from the coding sequence ATGAATAATTTAAAAGAACAACTCTTGCAGTTTAATGAACAGCAGAAATCACATTTTGATGCTGAAAATATTTTAAATCTCTTGCATGAACGCAGTGATTTTTATGATAACTGTTTGCTCCGGCTTTGGGCGGAATTTGGTTTTCATCAACGTTCAGATTTAGCTTTGATCGCCGTAGGTGGGTATGGAAGACGAGAGATGTTCCCATTATCTGACCTTGATATTTTAGTCCTCGCTGAAAATGAGCTTGATGAAGCAACGCATACTCAATTAAACGCACTATTTAATTTGCTATGGGATGCAAAATTACAGGTTGGGGCAAGTATTCGGACGGTGGCAGAATGTATTGAAATTGGTAAAACAGAAATTTCTGTTGCCACCAATATGTATGAAAGCCGCTATTTAACGGGCAATAAATTACTTTGGCAAAGTTTAATGGAGCAGCTTTACCAAGATGATTTTTGGGCGATAGAAGCGTTTTTCCAAGCGAAGATTGCAGAAAAAAATGAACGTTATGAGCGTTATCATAATACGAGCTATAATCTGGAGCCTGATCTCAAACATAGCCCAGGCGGATTGCGTGATTTGCATTTGATTTCATGGATTATGCTTCGTCATTATGGTATTCACGATTTTGAGACGTTGTTTAATCGAGGATTACTCTATCCAGAAGAATATCAAACACTTAGCCAAGCACAAGCGGTCTTATTTCGTATGCGTTTTGCACTACATATGCAATTAAAACGCTACGACAATCGCTTACGCTTTGATCGTCAATTAAAGTTAAGTGAGCAATTAGGCTATCAAGGCGAAGGAAACCAGCCGGTTGAGGCGATGATGAAAGACTTTTTCCAAGCAACGCAGGCGATTTCTCAACTAAGTCAATTATTACTGGCAAGCTTTGAGCAAGATGTGTTGAATTCGCAAAAAACAGGCGAAAAACAACCGCTTGATCATTATTTCTATTGCCAAAATGGTGTTATTGATACTGAAAATTATCGCTGTTTTAGTCAAGAACCGCACTCGATATTAGATCTTTTCTATCATTTGACACAGAACCCTACGGCAAATGTTAAAGCGACAACATTACGCCACCTAAGAATTGCGTTACAAAAATTAAAGCAACCGCTTTGTGAGCTGGCTCAAGCCAGAAGCCGTTTTATCCAAATTTTTCAGCAGCCGAATATGGTGGCCCGGGCGATTGTACCAATGCACCAACTAGGCGTTTTAACCGCTTATTTCCCTGCGTGGAAAGGCATTGTTGGCTTAATGCAGTTTGATTTATTTCATATTTATACCGTAGATGAACACACAATTCGGGTAATGTTAAAACTGGAAAGTTTCTTAGATAGCCAAACGCAGTCATCTCACCCATTATGTTATGAAAAATTTAGCCAGTGCGATCATCGAACATTGGTCTATCTTGCCGCCTTATTACACGATATTGCCAAAGGGCGAGAGGGCGATCACGCAGAAGTGGGCGCAGTAGATATGTATGACTTTGCGATCTTACACGGATTTAGTGAAGCGCAAGCACAGCAAATGGCGTGGTTGGTCAGAGAACATTTAACGATGTCGATTACAGCGCAGAGACGAGATATTCACGATCCGAATGTGGTAAAAACCTTTGCGGAGGTTGTCGAAAATCAGACTGCATTAAGCGATTTGGTTTGCTTAACGGTTGCGGATATTTGTGCGACAAACGAAACGCTTTGGAATGATTGGAAGCGGACTTTGCTTTCTCAGCTTTATCAATTTACCAGCCAGCAGCTGGTTGCCGAATTAGACTACCAAAAAGAGGCAGAAAATAATCGTTTAGAAGCGGTTGAACTGATGAAATTTGCACTCACTGCCGAACAACGGAAAAGATTGCAGGCATATTGGCAACCTTGCCCAGCGAGTTATTTCTTACGGAACAAACCGAAACAATTGGTTTGGCACGCTTTATCATTGTTAAAGCAACAACGTTTGCCGTTAGTTCTGGTCGGGAATGAGTATGCACGAGGGGCTACCGAAATTTTTATTCACTGTGAAGACCAAAATCAACTGTTCGCCCGTATTGCGCAAGAGTTAAGCCAGAAGAAAATTAGCATCCACGATGCGCAAATTATCACGAGTGAAAACGGCTTAGTCTATGATAGTTTTATTGTTACAGAGAGCAACGGGCAAGCATTGAATGAAATACGTTGTGAGCAAATTCAACAATCTTTGATAAAAGTGTTGTTAGATCCTGCGAGTAAAACATTTAAAGCGATTAAAAAACCGATTAAACACCAAACTTTTAAACGTAAAACGAAGGTACGCTTTTTAGCAAATTCGCCACCAAATCAGACCGCTTTTGAACTGTTTACATTGGATCGGGAAGGGCTATTAGCACAGCTCAGTCATATTTTTAATCAGTTAGAATTGGTGCTGATCAACGCAAAAATTACCACGATTGGGGAGCGAGTAGAGGATTTCTTTGTCGTAAGTACGTTATCTCATGAAGCGTTGAGCGAAGAACAACAGCACCAATTAAAACAGCATATTCTCGACGAGCTTTCACACTAA
- a CDS encoding YhcB family protein, whose product MTEWTTAVWGAVGSAFVVGLAVGVILVRFTSRNVQKQLQLESDLKAMKSKVEEQKHQLEQHFAHSATLLSTLAEDYKKLYTHLAQSSSQLLPEEQQTEFFKLAQNDSPDENQPRDYSEGSSGLLKH is encoded by the coding sequence ATGACAGAATGGACAACTGCTGTGTGGGGAGCCGTTGGCTCTGCTTTTGTTGTGGGGTTAGCTGTCGGTGTAATTTTGGTTCGCTTTACAAGCCGAAATGTACAAAAACAGTTACAACTTGAAAGTGATTTAAAAGCGATGAAATCAAAAGTGGAAGAGCAAAAACATCAATTAGAGCAACATTTTGCACATTCTGCGACATTACTCTCAACCCTAGCGGAAGATTATAAAAAGCTTTATACACATCTTGCACAAAGTTCTTCGCAATTACTTCCTGAAGAACAGCAAACTGAATTTTTCAAACTCGCCCAAAACGATTCTCCCGATGAAAATCAACCTCGTGACTATTCAGAAGGATCTTCTGGGTTACTAAAACATTAA
- the rplM gene encoding 50S ribosomal protein L13 translates to MKTFVAKPETVKRDWYVVDATGKTLGRLATELARRLRGKHKAEYTPHVDTGDYIIVINAEKVAVTGKKETDKIYYWHTGYVGGIKDATFKEMIARRPEAVIEIAVKGMLPKGPLGREMFRKLKVYAGNEHNHAAQQPQVLDI, encoded by the coding sequence ATGAAAACTTTTGTAGCAAAACCAGAAACAGTAAAACGTGACTGGTATGTAGTAGATGCGACAGGTAAAACTTTAGGTCGTTTAGCTACTGAATTAGCACGTCGTCTTCGTGGTAAACACAAGGCTGAGTACACTCCACACGTAGATACAGGTGATTACATCATCGTTATCAACGCAGAGAAAGTAGCTGTAACAGGTAAAAAAGAAACTGATAAAATCTACTACTGGCACACTGGCTATGTAGGTGGTATCAAAGATGCAACCTTCAAAGAAATGATTGCACGTCGTCCAGAAGCAGTGATCGAGATCGCAGTAAAAGGTATGTTACCAAAAGGTCCTTTAGGCCGTGAAATGTTCCGTAAATTAAAAGTTTACGCAGGTAACGAACACAACCACGCTGCACAACAACCACAAGTTTTAGACATCTAA
- the rpsI gene encoding 30S ribosomal protein S9, giving the protein MTAANQNYGTGRRKSSSARVFIKPGSGNITINQRSLDVYFGRETSRMIVRQPLELVELLDKLDLYITVKGGGISGQAGAIRHGITRALIEYDETLRPALRAAGFVTRDARRVERKKVGLHKARRRPQYSKR; this is encoded by the coding sequence ATGACAGCAGCAAATCAAAACTACGGCACAGGTCGCCGCAAAAGCTCTTCAGCTCGTGTATTTATCAAACCGGGCAGCGGTAACATTACTATTAACCAACGTTCTTTAGACGTTTACTTCGGTCGTGAAACTTCACGTATGATCGTTCGTCAACCATTAGAATTAGTTGAGTTATTAGACAAATTAGATTTATACATCACTGTTAAAGGTGGTGGTATCTCTGGTCAAGCAGGTGCGATCCGTCACGGTATCACTCGTGCATTGATCGAATACGACGAAACATTACGTCCAGCGTTACGTGCTGCGGGCTTCGTTACCCGTGATGCACGCCGTGTTGAACGTAAAAAAGTGGGTTTACACAAAGCACGTCGTCGTCCACAATACTCAAAACGTTAA